A region of Burkholderiales bacterium DNA encodes the following proteins:
- the glk gene encoding glucokinase, translating to MSATPGYVIAADVGGTNTKLALAACDQRGACTFVARHNYRSGAHATFALAVEAFLREPDVQPLADRVRGACFAVAGPVEEGRARLTNLAWQIDQAELEAHLPIGKVRVINDFAAAGLGIEHLPENDLMTLQAGTPVARADRVVVGAGTGLGVCILDHDGDHYEVHASEGGHADFAPVDELQDALLRFLRKEFVRVSCERIVSGPGLPRILTFLAQHTGRAPCAELAQAMVTGNPSRAVTEFAMSGRDPLAAQALHIFVSAYGGFAGNVALLALAHGGVYIAGGIAPKIAAKLRDGTFVAAFNAKGRFGPLMATIPVHVVMNEHLGLIGAVHAAERVARV from the coding sequence ATGAGCGCCACACCCGGTTACGTCATCGCCGCGGACGTCGGCGGCACCAACACCAAGCTCGCGCTCGCCGCCTGCGACCAGCGCGGCGCCTGCACGTTCGTCGCGCGCCACAACTATCGCAGCGGTGCGCACGCGACTTTCGCGCTCGCGGTCGAGGCGTTCCTGCGCGAGCCGGACGTGCAGCCGCTCGCCGATCGCGTGCGCGGCGCGTGTTTCGCGGTCGCCGGGCCGGTCGAGGAGGGCAGGGCGCGGCTCACCAATCTCGCCTGGCAGATCGACCAGGCGGAGCTCGAGGCGCATCTGCCGATCGGCAAGGTGCGCGTCATCAACGATTTCGCGGCGGCGGGTCTCGGCATCGAGCACCTGCCCGAGAACGATCTCATGACGCTGCAGGCGGGGACGCCGGTCGCACGCGCCGATCGCGTCGTGGTCGGCGCCGGCACGGGCCTGGGCGTGTGCATCCTCGATCACGACGGCGACCATTACGAGGTTCACGCGTCCGAAGGCGGCCACGCCGACTTCGCGCCGGTCGACGAGCTGCAGGACGCACTGCTGCGCTTTCTGCGCAAGGAGTTCGTGCGGGTGTCGTGCGAGCGCATCGTTTCGGGACCGGGCCTGCCGCGGATACTCACTTTTCTCGCGCAGCACACCGGCCGCGCGCCGTGCGCGGAGCTCGCGCAGGCGATGGTGACCGGCAATCCTTCGCGTGCGGTCACCGAATTCGCGATGTCGGGGCGCGATCCGCTCGCCGCGCAGGCGCTGCACATCTTCGTCTCTGCATACGGCGGCTTCGCGGGAAACGTCGCGCTGCTCGCGCTGGCGCACGGCGGCGTCTACATCGCCGGCGGCATCGCGCCCAAGATCGCGGCCAAGCTGCGCGACGGCACCTTCGTCGCGGCGTTCAACGCGAAAGGGCGCTTCGGACCGCTGATGGCCACGATCCCGGTGCACGTCGTCATGAACGAGCACCTCGGCCTCATCG